A window of the Streptomyces sp. NBC_01351 genome harbors these coding sequences:
- a CDS encoding MBL fold metallo-hydrolase, whose amino-acid sequence MSTHKIGPDTTVLADCLEVPGVGFIPVNAFVLHAEQPVVVDTGLGLPDRDFLDTLGSVIDPADVRWIWLTHPDRDHTGGLFELLEAAPEARLVTTFLGVGIMSTERPLPMDRVYFLNPGQSLDVGDRTLHAFRPPLFDNPATVGFYDERSRTCFSSDCFGGPMPTANVATAPDVSGVPAEDVTSAQRFWASVDSPWLQLVDPDRFLATVEPLRSMDPETILSTHLPPALGLTGRFVDALAAMPGIAPFVGPDQAALEQMLAGFEPGGPA is encoded by the coding sequence ATGAGCACCCACAAGATCGGCCCCGACACCACTGTTCTCGCGGATTGCCTTGAGGTGCCGGGAGTCGGCTTCATCCCGGTCAACGCCTTCGTCCTGCACGCCGAGCAGCCCGTCGTCGTCGACACCGGCCTCGGTCTGCCCGACCGGGACTTCCTCGACACGCTCGGTTCGGTGATCGATCCCGCCGACGTGCGGTGGATCTGGCTGACCCACCCGGACCGAGACCACACCGGCGGCCTCTTCGAGCTGCTCGAAGCCGCACCCGAGGCCCGCCTGGTCACCACCTTCCTGGGCGTCGGGATCATGTCGACCGAGCGGCCGCTGCCCATGGACCGGGTGTACTTCCTCAACCCCGGCCAGAGCCTGGACGTGGGCGACCGGACCCTGCACGCCTTCCGGCCGCCGCTGTTCGACAACCCGGCCACCGTCGGCTTCTACGACGAGCGCTCCCGGACCTGCTTCAGTTCCGACTGCTTCGGCGGCCCGATGCCCACCGCGAACGTCGCCACGGCCCCCGACGTCTCCGGGGTGCCGGCCGAGGACGTGACGTCCGCCCAGAGGTTCTGGGCCAGTGTGGACAGCCCCTGGCTGCAGTTGGTGGACCCGGACCGCTTCCTCGCCACCGTGGAGCCGCTGCGCTCCATGGACCCGGAGACCATCCTGAGCACCCACCTGCCGCCGGCCCTCGGCCTGACCGGGCGGTTCGTCGACGCCCTCGCCGCGATGCCGGGGATCGCCCCCTTCGTGGGGCCCGACCAGGCCGCGCTGGAGCAGATGCTCGCGGGCTTTGAGCCGGGAGGCCCCGCCTGA
- a CDS encoding helix-turn-helix domain-containing protein has product MYSTPFSPAEARSARARMGLTAEQVAHSMAACGVPVHPQFVLAWEHGSHVPTDRQLFSLAAVLWCDTTTLMGVVPRTLAEHRLARQLTVERLAYRIGMDPTDYREAEDARQWYGDARQTRVLVEALGLSLRGLVGILGRVEELEECLRSAVGGRWKTYVEPVAEIVVVDETSVGDALRTMHAEFSGFSERYMGHLVARNDDARLKEIAAERAAFLRGLVDHFWELIGEAGEASPFPAGS; this is encoded by the coding sequence GTGTACAGCACTCCGTTCTCCCCCGCCGAGGCCAGATCCGCGCGAGCGCGCATGGGTCTGACCGCCGAACAGGTGGCCCACTCCATGGCGGCCTGCGGCGTCCCCGTCCACCCCCAGTTCGTCCTCGCGTGGGAACACGGCTCCCACGTGCCCACGGACCGGCAGCTCTTCTCGCTGGCCGCCGTCCTGTGGTGCGACACCACCACCCTCATGGGTGTCGTGCCGCGCACGCTGGCCGAGCACCGGCTGGCCCGCCAACTCACCGTGGAGCGGCTGGCGTACCGCATAGGCATGGACCCGACCGACTACCGCGAGGCCGAGGACGCGCGGCAGTGGTACGGGGACGCCCGGCAGACCCGGGTGCTGGTGGAGGCCCTCGGGCTGTCCTTGAGGGGGCTCGTCGGGATCCTGGGCCGGGTCGAGGAGCTGGAGGAGTGTCTGCGGTCGGCCGTGGGCGGGCGCTGGAAGACGTACGTCGAGCCGGTGGCGGAGATCGTCGTCGTCGACGAGACCAGCGTGGGCGACGCGCTGCGGACGATGCACGCCGAGTTCTCCGGTTTCTCGGAGCGGTACATGGGCCACCTGGTCGCCCGCAACGACGACGCCCGGCTCAAGGAGATAGCGGCCGAGCGGGCCGCCTTCCTGCGCGGACTCGTCGACCACTTCTGGGAGTTGATCGGCGAGGCGGGCGAGGCGTCGCCGTTCCCCGCAGGGAGCTGA
- a CDS encoding nucleobase:cation symporter-2 family protein — protein sequence MARTTRRSSRQSSPSSGERTHPVDELLPVPQLALYGFQHLLAFYAAAVIVPVLVGNALGLSHQELVHLINADLLTCGIATIIQALGVWRVGARLPLVQGVTFTAVSPMIAIGTGAGGGTAGLLVVYGAVITAGIATFAFAPLFSKLVKYFPPVVIGTILTIIGITLIPVALQDAAGGAHLIGTPAYGDPKNLAYALGTLLFILSMVRIGKPFLSSLAVLLGLLVGTAVAWAFGDVDLSAVRESDWFGVTTPFHYGMPRFELLPIIAMLVVMLITMVETTGDVYAIGEITRKEVDADTVARALRADGAATVLGGVLNSFPYVAFAENIGIVRMSKVMSRYVVVAAGVFMVVLGLLPKAGSLVASIPHPVLGGAAISMFGIVAAVGVQILGKVDLREERNTLILAVSLGAALLPTTVAPFFERMPDDVRAVLDSGITLGALTAITLNLLFNVFTSRTTMEIDWDDIGEPAR from the coding sequence ATGGCACGCACCACCCGTCGGTCCTCCCGGCAGTCCTCCCCGTCCTCCGGGGAGCGGACGCATCCCGTCGACGAGCTGCTGCCGGTCCCGCAGCTCGCGCTGTACGGCTTCCAGCACCTCCTCGCGTTCTACGCGGCGGCCGTCATCGTCCCCGTCCTGGTCGGGAACGCGCTCGGACTCTCGCACCAGGAGCTCGTCCACCTCATCAACGCGGACCTCCTGACCTGCGGTATCGCCACGATCATCCAGGCCCTCGGGGTCTGGCGGGTCGGCGCTCGGCTGCCCCTGGTCCAGGGCGTCACCTTCACCGCGGTCTCCCCCATGATCGCCATCGGGACGGGGGCGGGCGGCGGTACGGCGGGCCTGCTCGTCGTCTACGGAGCGGTGATCACGGCGGGCATCGCCACCTTCGCGTTCGCGCCGCTGTTCAGCAAGCTCGTGAAGTACTTCCCGCCGGTCGTCATCGGCACGATCCTCACGATCATCGGCATCACCCTCATACCCGTGGCCCTGCAGGACGCCGCGGGCGGCGCGCACCTGATCGGCACCCCCGCCTACGGGGACCCGAAGAACCTCGCGTACGCGCTGGGCACGCTGCTCTTCATCCTCTCGATGGTCCGGATCGGCAAGCCGTTCCTGTCCAGCCTCGCCGTCCTGCTCGGACTCCTCGTCGGCACGGCGGTCGCGTGGGCCTTCGGCGACGTGGACCTCTCGGCGGTGCGGGAGAGCGACTGGTTCGGGGTCACCACCCCCTTCCACTACGGAATGCCGCGCTTCGAGCTACTGCCGATCATCGCGATGCTCGTCGTCATGCTGATCACCATGGTGGAGACCACCGGCGACGTCTACGCCATCGGGGAGATCACCCGCAAGGAGGTCGACGCCGACACCGTCGCGAGGGCGCTGCGCGCCGACGGGGCGGCGACGGTCCTCGGCGGTGTCCTCAACTCGTTCCCGTACGTGGCCTTCGCCGAGAACATCGGCATCGTGCGCATGTCCAAGGTCATGAGCCGGTACGTGGTCGTCGCGGCGGGGGTGTTCATGGTCGTACTGGGGCTGCTGCCGAAGGCGGGCAGCCTGGTCGCCTCGATCCCGCATCCGGTGCTGGGCGGGGCCGCGATTTCCATGTTCGGCATCGTCGCCGCGGTCGGGGTCCAGATCCTGGGCAAGGTCGACCTGCGGGAGGAGCGCAACACCCTGATCCTGGCGGTCAGTCTGGGCGCGGCCCTGCTGCCGACGACGGTCGCGCCGTTCTTCGAGCGGATGCCGGACGACGTGCGGGCCGTGCTCGACAGCGGGATCACCCTGGGCGCCCTCACCGCCATCACGCTGAACCTGCTCTTCAACGTCTTCACCAGCCGCACCACGATGGAGATCGACTGGGACGACATCGGAGAACCCGCCCGCTGA
- a CDS encoding AI-2E family transporter, with product MQPVSPFLRTAASYAWRLLVVGAAVYAVFAVLGRFHEIAVALFLALVVAALLSAPTRRLARRMPRSLAVALCLLGSAVLLLGVLALVGEAVAGESTTLVGEFRSGLDSIEEWLERPPFRLNPDALSNVQSRVGAYLSSHRSTLLSTAVSGAGQLIHVLTVVALAVFCSVFFLYGGDGQWSWFCGQLPAPAQGRVAVAGRAAWRTFTGYTHGIVIVAAVNAVLVGLALYFLGVPLAVPLALLEFLAAFIPLVGSPIALAVAAVVALAAKGPLVAGLVIALIVVIGQIEGHLLHPLVMSRAVRLHPLVVAISVVAGTIAAGVVGAVVAVPLVSVVWSVRTALREDRLAAGPGPGAARTAPGHPAQSADE from the coding sequence ATGCAGCCGGTGTCACCTTTCCTGCGTACGGCCGCGTCGTACGCCTGGCGCCTGCTGGTCGTCGGCGCCGCCGTGTACGCGGTCTTCGCCGTGCTCGGCCGCTTCCACGAGATCGCCGTCGCGCTGTTCCTCGCGCTGGTGGTGGCGGCCCTGCTGTCCGCGCCCACCCGGCGCCTCGCGCGGAGGATGCCCCGGTCGCTCGCCGTCGCGCTCTGTCTCCTCGGCAGCGCGGTGCTGCTGCTGGGGGTGCTGGCCCTGGTCGGCGAGGCGGTGGCGGGGGAGAGCACCACCCTGGTCGGGGAGTTCCGCAGCGGACTCGACAGCATCGAGGAATGGCTGGAGCGGCCGCCCTTCCGGCTGAACCCGGACGCGCTGTCCAACGTCCAGTCGCGGGTCGGCGCGTACCTGTCGAGCCACCGCTCCACCCTCCTCAGTACGGCGGTCAGCGGCGCCGGGCAGCTGATCCACGTCCTCACCGTCGTCGCCCTCGCCGTTTTCTGCTCGGTCTTCTTCCTCTACGGCGGCGACGGCCAGTGGTCGTGGTTCTGCGGACAGCTGCCCGCACCGGCGCAGGGCCGCGTGGCGGTCGCCGGGCGCGCGGCCTGGCGTACGTTCACCGGATACACCCACGGGATCGTCATCGTCGCGGCCGTGAACGCCGTCCTCGTCGGGCTGGCCCTGTACTTCCTCGGCGTGCCGCTGGCCGTGCCCCTGGCGTTGCTGGAGTTCCTCGCGGCCTTCATCCCCCTCGTGGGATCGCCCATCGCGCTGGCCGTCGCCGCCGTGGTCGCGCTGGCCGCGAAGGGGCCGCTCGTCGCGGGGCTGGTGATCGCGCTGATCGTGGTCATCGGCCAGATCGAGGGCCATCTGCTGCACCCGCTGGTGATGAGCCGGGCGGTCCGGCTGCACCCGCTCGTCGTGGCGATCTCGGTGGTCGCGGGGACCATCGCGGCCGGGGTGGTCGGCGCGGTGGTCGCGGTCCCCCTGGTCTCGGTGGTCTGGTCGGTGCGCACGGCCCTGCGCGAGGACCGCCTCGCGGCCGGGCCCGGGCCGGGGGCCGCGCGGACCGCACCCGGGCATCCTGCACAATCGGCGGATGAGTGA
- a CDS encoding prolyl oligopeptidase family serine peptidase: protein MSDEDPYLWLEDVSGEEALAWVRERNAETVAALTGSPRFKVLEREVREVLDDDGRIPYVVRRGPHLYDFRQDADRVRGVWRRTTLEEYRTERPAWEVVLDLDALAGAEGEKWAWAGAAVLAPAYRHALVMLSRDGADACVVREFDLETLEFVEDGFTVEEAKTRIGWIDRDRVWVGTDFGEGSMSGSGYPLQVRRWRRGTPLAEAEKVYEGRPSDLSASGWHDDTPGFERDFVHRQIDFWKQELFLLPEGAAADGPPLKIDVPDDASAHVHRDWLTVTTKSPWLGHPEGTLLAFGFQAFLAGEREAEVLFTPDERTALAGYSWTRNHLILSTSADVSSRMELLTPGPDGWRRAPLAGVPPLSTASVTCTDPDAGDEYFHHVSGFLQPSTLYRGTAGGDGASDSGSDSESLKQEPALFDTAGLAVRQHFATSADGTRVPYFVVGPEDRPGPGPTLLYGYGGFEVSMLPGYSAVTGRAWLARGGTYVVAGIRGGHEYGPGWHKAALGANRVRAYEDFAAIARDLVARDITTPAQLGIEGGSNGGLLMGAMLTRDPELFGAVVAHVPLLDMLRFHKLLAGASWIAEYGDPDDPADRTHLERISPYHQVRADGPAYPPLLLLTSTRDDRVHPGHARKMAARLREHGHPVLFHEHLGGGHAGATDHGQTAFNEALVHTFLWERLTPPR from the coding sequence ATGAGTGATGAAGACCCCTACCTCTGGTTGGAAGACGTGTCCGGCGAGGAAGCCCTCGCCTGGGTGCGGGAGCGCAACGCCGAGACCGTCGCGGCACTGACCGGATCCCCCCGGTTCAAGGTGCTGGAACGCGAGGTCCGCGAGGTGCTCGACGACGACGGCCGGATCCCCTACGTCGTCCGCCGGGGCCCGCACCTGTACGACTTCCGGCAGGACGCCGACCGCGTCCGCGGGGTGTGGCGGCGCACCACTCTGGAGGAGTACCGCACGGAGCGGCCGGCCTGGGAGGTGGTCCTCGACCTGGACGCACTCGCCGGGGCCGAGGGCGAGAAGTGGGCCTGGGCGGGCGCGGCCGTGCTGGCCCCCGCGTACCGGCACGCACTGGTCATGCTGTCGCGGGACGGCGCGGACGCCTGCGTGGTGCGCGAGTTCGACCTCGAAACCCTGGAGTTCGTCGAGGACGGATTCACGGTCGAGGAGGCCAAGACCCGCATCGGATGGATCGACCGGGACCGGGTCTGGGTCGGTACGGACTTCGGTGAGGGATCGATGTCAGGGTCCGGCTATCCGCTCCAGGTGCGCCGCTGGCGGCGCGGCACCCCGCTCGCCGAGGCGGAGAAGGTCTACGAGGGACGGCCCTCGGACCTGTCGGCCTCCGGCTGGCACGACGACACGCCCGGCTTTGAGCGGGACTTCGTCCACCGCCAGATCGACTTCTGGAAGCAGGAGCTGTTCCTCCTCCCCGAGGGAGCGGCCGCGGACGGCCCGCCGCTGAAGATCGACGTACCGGACGACGCGAGCGCCCACGTACACCGCGACTGGCTCACCGTCACCACCAAATCGCCCTGGCTGGGCCACCCCGAGGGCACCCTGCTCGCCTTCGGCTTCCAGGCCTTCCTCGCGGGGGAGCGGGAGGCCGAGGTGCTGTTCACCCCGGACGAGCGCACCGCGCTCGCCGGGTACAGCTGGACCCGCAATCACCTGATCCTCAGCACCAGCGCCGACGTCTCCTCCCGGATGGAGCTCCTCACGCCGGGCCCCGACGGCTGGCGGCGCGCGCCGCTGGCGGGGGTGCCGCCGCTCTCCACGGCCTCGGTCACCTGTACCGACCCGGACGCGGGCGACGAGTACTTCCACCACGTGAGCGGCTTCCTCCAGCCCTCCACCCTCTACCGGGGCACGGCGGGCGGCGACGGCGCGAGCGACAGCGGCAGTGACAGCGAGAGCCTCAAGCAGGAGCCGGCGCTCTTCGACACCGCCGGCCTCGCGGTGCGCCAGCACTTCGCGACCTCCGCGGACGGCACGAGGGTGCCGTACTTCGTCGTCGGCCCCGAGGACCGGCCCGGCCCCGGGCCCACCCTGCTCTACGGCTACGGCGGCTTCGAGGTCTCCATGCTCCCGGGGTACAGCGCGGTCACCGGGCGTGCCTGGCTGGCGCGCGGCGGCACGTACGTGGTCGCGGGCATCCGGGGAGGGCACGAGTACGGGCCCGGCTGGCACAAGGCGGCCCTCGGAGCGAACCGGGTCCGGGCCTACGAGGACTTCGCCGCGATCGCCCGGGACCTCGTCGCCCGGGACATCACCACGCCGGCGCAGCTGGGCATCGAGGGCGGCAGCAACGGCGGGCTCCTCATGGGCGCGATGCTCACCCGCGACCCGGAGCTCTTCGGCGCGGTCGTCGCCCACGTGCCGCTGCTGGACATGCTCCGCTTCCACAAGCTGCTGGCCGGTGCCAGCTGGATCGCCGAGTACGGGGACCCGGACGACCCGGCCGACCGGACCCACCTGGAGCGGATCTCCCCGTACCACCAGGTCCGGGCGGACGGGCCCGCGTACCCGCCGCTGCTCCTGCTGACCTCGACCCGTGACGACCGGGTCCACCCGGGCCACGCCCGCAAGATGGCCGCGCGGCTGCGCGAGCACGGGCATCCGGTGCTGTTCCACGAGCACCTCGGCGGCGGCCACGCGGGCGCCACCGACCACGGGCAGACCGCCTTCAACGAGGCGCTCGTCCACACCTTCCTGTGGGAGCGGCTGACCCCGCCCAGGTGA
- a CDS encoding TetR/AcrR family transcriptional regulator, producing the protein MPKSSETTTRSKRAGSQLTPDVIIEASLRIAARGSEDAFTVRRLGEELGADPTAIYRHFRDKDELLLSVADRTLGEVLDSIPEGLDWKDRLRALADGSLEVALRYPVVGSTMASRTTRRPNEFRVVELILGAVTEAGLEGAEAAVHYRMVGDSLLAYVGQRAAYLLFAPEIREADENSWNREYRLVDPEGFPHITRLSGDLAEVTEEQIFQARVEALITSIETRVRTLRGA; encoded by the coding sequence CCGGTCCAAGCGCGCGGGAAGCCAGCTCACACCCGACGTGATCATCGAAGCCAGCCTGCGCATCGCGGCCCGCGGCAGCGAGGACGCCTTCACCGTCCGACGACTCGGCGAGGAACTCGGCGCCGACCCGACAGCGATCTACCGGCACTTCCGCGACAAGGACGAGCTGCTGCTCTCCGTAGCCGACCGCACCCTGGGCGAGGTGCTCGACAGCATCCCCGAGGGCCTCGACTGGAAGGACCGGCTGCGCGCGCTCGCCGACGGCTCCCTCGAAGTCGCGCTCAGGTACCCGGTGGTCGGCTCCACCATGGCCAGCCGGACCACCCGCAGGCCCAACGAGTTCCGGGTCGTCGAGCTGATCCTCGGCGCCGTGACGGAGGCCGGCCTCGAAGGGGCCGAGGCCGCCGTCCACTACCGGATGGTCGGCGACTCCCTGCTCGCGTACGTCGGCCAGCGCGCGGCCTACCTGCTGTTCGCCCCGGAGATCCGGGAGGCCGACGAGAACTCCTGGAACCGCGAGTACCGCCTGGTCGACCCCGAGGGCTTCCCCCACATCACCCGACTGAGCGGCGATCTGGCCGAGGTGACGGAGGAACAGATCTTCCAGGCCCGGGTCGAAGCCCTGATCACCTCGATCGAGACCCGGGTGCGGACGCTGCGCGGGGCGTAG